The Portunus trituberculatus isolate SZX2019 unplaced genomic scaffold, ASM1759143v1 PGA_scaffold_523__9_contigs__length_663829, whole genome shotgun sequence genome has a window encoding:
- the LOC123500977 gene encoding uncharacterized protein LOC123500977 isoform X1 has translation MFGAPSQRSSFWSNISVENYETSCRRKFEADNVIYERLISFFNSGSFVNSEDKSERRFIRRKAATFQWDAAQKILYYTGVGDSKRREVIRTMEKLADVLWFHHSSPTSGHSGVLATYNRVAAVYYWRSMREDVKHYISIIHKTIRFL, from the exons ATGTTTGGAGCTCCTTCCCAGAGGAGCTCATTCTG GTCCAACATCTCTGTGGAGAATTATGAAACCAGCTGCAGGAGGAAATTTGAGGCTGACAATGTCATCTACGAGAGActaatctctttcttcaacAGTGGAAGTTTTGTCAACAGCGAGGACAAGTCGGAACGAAGATTCATCCGGAGAAAGGCAGCCACATTCCAGTGGGATGCAGCAC AGAAGATCTTGTACTATACTGGAGTGGGTGACAGCAAGCGGCGGGAAGTGATACGCACCATGGAGAAGCTTGCAGACGTGCTGTGGTTTCACCACAGTAGCCCGACTTCAGGTCATAGTGGTGTGCTGGCAACATACAACAGGGTTGCTGCAGTGTACTACTGGAGAAGTATGAGAGAAGATGTCAAACACTACATAAGTATTATCCATAAAACTATCAGGTTTCTGTAA
- the LOC123500977 gene encoding uncharacterized protein LOC123500977 isoform X2, protein MSNISVENYETSCRRKFEADNVIYERLISFFNSGSFVNSEDKSERRFIRRKAATFQWDAAQKILYYTGVGDSKRREVIRTMEKLADVLWFHHSSPTSGHSGVLATYNRVAAVYYWRSMREDVKHYISIIHKTIRFL, encoded by the exons AT GTCCAACATCTCTGTGGAGAATTATGAAACCAGCTGCAGGAGGAAATTTGAGGCTGACAATGTCATCTACGAGAGActaatctctttcttcaacAGTGGAAGTTTTGTCAACAGCGAGGACAAGTCGGAACGAAGATTCATCCGGAGAAAGGCAGCCACATTCCAGTGGGATGCAGCAC AGAAGATCTTGTACTATACTGGAGTGGGTGACAGCAAGCGGCGGGAAGTGATACGCACCATGGAGAAGCTTGCAGACGTGCTGTGGTTTCACCACAGTAGCCCGACTTCAGGTCATAGTGGTGTGCTGGCAACATACAACAGGGTTGCTGCAGTGTACTACTGGAGAAGTATGAGAGAAGATGTCAAACACTACATAAGTATTATCCATAAAACTATCAGGTTTCTGTAA